The following coding sequences lie in one Maledivibacter sp. genomic window:
- a CDS encoding acyl-CoA thioesterase: protein MYTNDALIRVRYGETDQMGIVYHGNYYTWFEVGRSEFFSSLGYTYRRLEEEGIILPVTESSCRYIKPAKYYDEIIIRTKIDTLKGIRITFSYEVIRKEDDVLLASGKTIHGFVNKDLKPVKIKKVNKEVWDILEQCTK, encoded by the coding sequence ATGTATACAAATGATGCTTTGATTAGAGTTCGATATGGAGAAACAGATCAAATGGGTATAGTTTATCATGGCAACTACTATACATGGTTTGAGGTAGGAAGATCTGAGTTTTTCAGTTCTCTAGGGTATACATATAGAAGACTTGAGGAAGAAGGTATAATACTACCTGTAACTGAGAGTTCATGTAGGTATATAAAACCAGCAAAATATTATGATGAAATTATCATTAGAACTAAAATTGATACTTTAAAGGGTATTAGAATTACCTTTAGTTATGAAGTTATAAGAAAAGAAGACGATGTTCTTCTAGCCAGTGGGAAAACAATCCATGGTTTTGTAAATAAAGATCTGAAACCAGTAAAAATAAAAAAAGTTAATAAAGAAGTATGGGATATTTTAGAGCAATGCACAAAATAA